GCTCAGCATCTTCAATGTTCAATTCTATTTCTCCGGATGCAAGAATAACCCCAGCATGAAGCACCGGGGCAATGATATTATATTTTTTCATCTCTTTTCCTCCTTAGACCGTTAGGCGATAAACTTCGCTCGGTTTTTTAATACCTACAAACGCCGATTCACCAACATAAATTTCTTCGGATGGTGGTGGTCCTTCTTTGACAATTGGTAACACGTAGATACCAGGTTCGAAATTCTTCTCTACTGTCGGTCCGTGTACTGTGATAATTGGCTGTGCGCCTAGTAACACAACTGTACGCGCTTGTAATAGGCGGGTTGGAGTTTCACCCTCTACCGAGATCTGATCATCATTAACGCGGATGACAATAGGGGCATCAGCAATTTGCGTGATCAACGCTTCAACTTGTGCCCGTGAAGGCAACATTGAGTTATTAACCCCGAAAATAGCGCCTCTCACTTGTTGATTAAGAGTGATGTCCATAAGAGCATCGCCCGACATATCGATGTAGCGTGGAGCCACACCGGCATTTTTATCTTTGTATGCTTTTACCGCAACTCTTAAATCATCAATCGGTGTGGATGTAGCTCGGTTAGTCCAAGGTGTTGTAACTGCCACCTTTGGAACCAATCCAAAGTTTACATCTACTTTAATATTGTTTTGAGATGTAAAGGTGATAATACCCTCGTACAAAGCTTGTGCTCGCAACCATTCCTCTGCATCATTAACACCTTCGATCAATCTATCAGTTTGATCGTAAATTCGTTGGATTGCTCGTTCGCGCTCGTTATTAACTCGTGGATTGGTGAACTTAAGCTGTTCGCGTTCATCGATTCGGATACCGTGTTGAATCTTTGCCACATCCTGCGTAACTGTCTTGAGTCCTTGTTTGTCACGCAAAGGCGCGCCTGAATTCCAACCTGTAATAGCAGCACTAGGAGCATACGTTTGAGTAAATACATCATAGTCAAAGCTAAGATCGTAAGTTGTATCAAACTCACTAAGTGCTTTAAGTAAATATTGACGTGGCATAAGCCTATTTTCTACGTACCCCAAAAATTGCGGCTGTTTAAATTGATCAAGAGATAAAATTCCCATTATTTATTTCACCCTTCCTTTTCTGTTTAGAAGTAGCGGTAACGTGGTCCCGCCGTTGTTTTGAATTTTTCTGTAACACCTGTGAGTTTACTTGCAACAACAAGAGCCTCTTCCCAAGCACCTACAATGACAGTTTCTTGAGCAGACGCAATAAACACATCGTGATTAGTCAGGTATGGTTTGCCTACATCTGCATCATCCCATGGTTTGCATAGGCTGTTTGCCCCCATCGATACAGCGGTACCAGCTTTAACCATTGCCCCTGCTGTAAACTTCGAACCGTCCAACGTAAGCCCTGCAACCTTCGCAATAGATCCGTTAACGGTATATA
The nucleotide sequence above comes from Paenibacillus sp. IHBB 10380. Encoded proteins:
- a CDS encoding major capsid protein; amino-acid sequence: MGILSLDQFKQPQFLGYVENRLMPRQYLLKALSEFDTTYDLSFDYDVFTQTYAPSAAITGWNSGAPLRDKQGLKTVTQDVAKIQHGIRIDEREQLKFTNPRVNNERERAIQRIYDQTDRLIEGVNDAEEWLRAQALYEGIITFTSQNNIKVDVNFGLVPKVAVTTPWTNRATSTPIDDLRVAVKAYKDKNAGVAPRYIDMSGDALMDITLNQQVRGAIFGVNNSMLPSRAQVEALITQIADAPIVIRVNDDQISVEGETPTRLLQARTVVLLGAQPIITVHGPTVEKNFEPGIYVLPIVKEGPPPSEEIYVGESAFVGIKKPSEVYRLTV